The following proteins are co-located in the Deltaproteobacteria bacterium genome:
- a CDS encoding enoyl-CoA hydratase/isomerase family protein, translated as MESQLVKWEVKDRIGTITLNRQEKRNAINGEILEGIQKAFSELSLDLEARIILLQGAGTAFSAGIDFNYLATVARDDGRAPGIRLREGIDAIHSILNKIERIEKPVVAKIHGFCGGLGLELALTADFRLAGENATLGVPEIILGLIPDCGGTTRLTRMLGPVWAKEMIMTGDMLPAKRAYEIGLVNQIFPEATLEEKTRAFLDKLLQRPSLALGLAKRAIDWGAGLDKMAHMEIEAYVQSLLITAKDFPETLQKGLATLLKRK; from the coding sequence ATGGAGAGCCAACTCGTTAAATGGGAAGTGAAAGATCGTATTGGCACCATCACTCTCAACCGTCAGGAAAAACGGAATGCCATCAACGGAGAAATCCTGGAAGGAATCCAGAAAGCTTTTTCCGAACTCAGCCTTGACCTTGAAGCCCGAATTATTTTATTGCAAGGTGCAGGAACGGCTTTCTCTGCCGGCATCGACTTTAACTACCTGGCCACCGTGGCCCGAGACGATGGGAGAGCCCCGGGAATTCGCTTACGGGAAGGCATTGATGCCATCCATTCTATTCTTAACAAGATCGAACGCATCGAGAAACCCGTAGTGGCCAAGATACATGGTTTCTGCGGCGGCCTTGGTCTGGAACTGGCTTTGACGGCTGACTTTCGCCTCGCCGGCGAGAACGCCACCTTGGGGGTACCCGAAATCATCCTGGGTTTAATTCCGGATTGCGGCGGTACGACGCGCTTGACGCGCATGCTCGGCCCGGTATGGGCCAAGGAAATGATAATGACCGGGGATATGCTTCCGGCTAAACGAGCTTACGAGATCGGCCTGGTTAACCAGATATTCCCCGAAGCAACCCTGGAAGAAAAAACCAGAGCCTTTCTCGATAAGCTGCTGCAAAGACCTTCCCTGGCACTCGGCCTGGCCAAGCGGGCAATTGACTGGGGGGCGGGCCTTGACAAAATGGCCCATATGGAAATCGAGGCTTACGTCCAGAGCCTTTTGATCACGGCCAAGGATTTTCCCGAGACCTTGCAAAAGGGGTTGGCCACCTTGTTGAAGAGGAAATAA